One region of Qipengyuania sp. SS22 genomic DNA includes:
- the moaC gene encoding cyclic pyranopterin monophosphate synthase MoaC: MADLSHLDEQGRARMVDVGDKPVTARRATAMGRVDCAADTIALVKAGKTPKGSVIATAELAGVMAAKRTSDLIPLCHPLPLSQVEVTIAFDDTRPGFIVEAAVRTEGRTGVEMEALTAVSVACLTLFDMLKAVDKNMTIEDIRVTAKEGGQSGSWQSA, encoded by the coding sequence TTGGCCGATTTATCCCATCTCGATGAACAGGGCCGTGCGCGCATGGTCGATGTCGGCGACAAGCCCGTCACTGCGCGCCGCGCTACGGCAATGGGCCGGGTGGACTGCGCAGCTGATACGATTGCGCTGGTGAAGGCGGGCAAGACCCCCAAGGGTAGCGTCATCGCCACCGCGGAACTGGCCGGGGTCATGGCGGCCAAGCGGACCTCCGACCTGATACCGCTATGCCATCCGCTGCCGCTTTCTCAGGTCGAGGTGACGATCGCGTTTGACGACACGCGGCCCGGCTTTATCGTCGAAGCGGCCGTGCGGACCGAAGGGCGTACGGGAGTAGAGATGGAAGCGCTGACCGCGGTGTCGGTCGCCTGCCTCACGCTGTTCGATATGCTCAAGGCGGTCGACAAGAACATGACCATCGAAGATATCCGCGTCACCGCCAAGGAAGGCGGCCAGTCGGGTAGCTGGCAGAGCGCATGA
- the glp gene encoding gephyrin-like molybdotransferase Glp, which produces MIAFDEAMALLAEHIAPLDAETIALSKAAGRTLAADITAAIPSPRCTISAMDGYAVRLSSVVPETPMRVVGEARPGHAHAGRLEAGMAVRIFTGAPLPEGADCVIMQEYASRAGDDVRFSAGFGPARHIRQQGSDFAKGDVVLEQGTSCDPKALVAIAAADRAEIAAHRQPRVALLATGDELVEPGSAESASDAIPDSTSYALAALVEREGGVVTARERGLDDLPALERQAGALLGGADLVVVTGGASVGERDFAKPMFAPHGLELVFDKVAIKPGKPVWLGRAGGTLVLGLPGNPTSAMVTARLFLQPILALLQGASTAHRWRTMLLAEGLPATGDRETFARAAWVKEGLRPLGNQDSGVQGRLARADWLVRCPPGQAELPAGAMVEALPF; this is translated from the coding sequence ATGATTGCCTTCGACGAGGCGATGGCGCTGCTTGCGGAGCATATCGCTCCGCTCGATGCCGAGACGATTGCGCTATCCAAAGCTGCGGGACGGACGCTCGCCGCCGATATTACCGCCGCCATCCCGTCGCCGCGCTGCACGATTTCGGCCATGGATGGCTATGCGGTGAGGCTGAGCAGTGTCGTCCCTGAAACGCCGATGCGGGTGGTTGGCGAGGCGCGACCCGGTCACGCTCATGCCGGCCGGCTCGAAGCTGGCATGGCAGTACGGATATTCACCGGGGCGCCACTGCCCGAGGGCGCCGACTGCGTCATCATGCAGGAATACGCCTCGCGCGCGGGGGATGATGTACGGTTTTCCGCCGGGTTTGGTCCGGCCCGCCACATCCGCCAGCAGGGCAGCGATTTTGCGAAAGGCGATGTCGTCCTTGAACAGGGGACGAGCTGCGATCCCAAAGCGCTCGTCGCGATCGCGGCGGCAGACAGGGCCGAGATTGCAGCTCATCGCCAACCGAGGGTGGCACTGCTCGCCACCGGCGACGAATTGGTCGAGCCCGGATCGGCGGAAAGCGCGTCCGACGCCATCCCCGACAGCACCAGCTATGCGCTGGCGGCGTTGGTCGAGCGCGAGGGCGGGGTCGTGACCGCCCGCGAGCGCGGGCTGGACGATCTGCCGGCGCTCGAACGACAAGCAGGTGCATTGCTGGGCGGTGCGGATCTCGTAGTCGTCACTGGCGGCGCTTCGGTCGGCGAGCGTGACTTTGCGAAACCTATGTTCGCCCCGCACGGGCTCGAACTGGTGTTCGACAAGGTGGCGATCAAGCCGGGCAAGCCGGTGTGGCTGGGCCGCGCGGGGGGAACGCTGGTGCTGGGGCTGCCGGGCAATCCCACCTCGGCCATGGTAACCGCGCGGCTGTTCCTCCAGCCGATCCTGGCGCTGCTGCAGGGCGCGAGTACCGCGCATCGCTGGCGCACCATGCTGCTGGCAGAAGGCCTGCCCGCGACCGGCGATCGGGAGACTTTCGCACGAGCCGCCTGGGTGAAGGAGGGGCTGCGTCCTCTCGGCAATCAGGACAGCGGCGTGCAGGGCAGGCTGGCCCGCGCGGACTGGCTGGTCAGATGTCCGCCCGGCCAGGCGGAATTGCCCGCCGGGGCGATGGTGGAGGCGCTGCCGTTCTAA
- a CDS encoding acetyl-CoA acetyltransferase: MPEQDPENIPVIVGVGQVNDRPDTPGDGLDPIHLMAEALRRADADAGGGLLAECDSLAVVAQLAWPQLNPVDDKLAEVLGVDPAHRMQTAMPNGDSPILLLHEAANRIGRGEATICAVTGGEALRTAGQLAALKKRADGAKPNALRDASHRVRKGYAQSYGLVVPTDVYPLYENAGRAAYGQSLAEGQAESGAIWAGMSQVAAQSEGAWIRKPVSAEEVVTPSASNRPIAFPYTKLQVANSSVNQGAGFIVTSLAEARRRGIAENRLVYVGYGAAAHESDSFLSRDRYDASPSLATSIERTMALNGVTAADLAHVELYSCFPCVPKMARRVLGWSVEQPATVFGGLTFGGGPIGNYMSHAVAAMVEKLRGTRDKGLLFANGGYATHNHTILVSGAPTRAAFPQAFDYQAEADARRGDVPPLDKAYTGPATIESYTVDYDREGAPSSGVIVARTPTGSRTLASVPAEDSDMIAFLTEGRDEPVGSSGMITRSGEAEALALWARD, encoded by the coding sequence GTGCCCGAGCAGGATCCCGAGAATATTCCCGTCATCGTCGGTGTCGGACAGGTCAACGACCGCCCCGATACCCCCGGGGATGGGCTCGACCCCATTCACCTGATGGCCGAGGCGCTGCGACGGGCGGATGCGGATGCGGGCGGCGGCCTCTTGGCGGAATGCGATTCGCTCGCGGTAGTGGCGCAATTGGCCTGGCCGCAACTCAACCCGGTCGACGACAAGCTGGCCGAGGTGCTGGGGGTAGATCCCGCACACCGGATGCAGACTGCCATGCCCAATGGCGACAGCCCGATCCTGCTGCTGCACGAAGCAGCCAATCGCATCGGTCGCGGCGAGGCGACAATTTGCGCGGTGACCGGCGGCGAGGCGCTGCGCACTGCGGGCCAGTTGGCAGCGCTGAAAAAGCGCGCCGATGGCGCAAAGCCCAATGCCCTGCGCGATGCGAGCCATCGGGTACGCAAGGGCTATGCGCAAAGTTACGGGCTGGTGGTGCCGACCGATGTCTATCCGCTTTACGAGAACGCCGGACGGGCGGCTTATGGCCAGTCGCTCGCCGAAGGACAGGCGGAAAGCGGGGCGATCTGGGCCGGGATGAGCCAGGTCGCGGCGCAGAGCGAAGGCGCCTGGATTCGCAAGCCGGTCAGCGCGGAAGAGGTTGTCACGCCTTCCGCCAGCAACCGCCCGATCGCCTTTCCCTATACCAAGCTCCAGGTCGCGAACTCTTCGGTCAACCAAGGGGCTGGGTTCATCGTGACCTCATTGGCCGAAGCGCGGCGACGCGGGATTGCGGAGAACCGGCTGGTCTATGTCGGCTATGGCGCGGCAGCGCATGAAAGCGACAGCTTCCTGTCCCGCGACCGCTATGACGCCTCCCCCAGCCTCGCCACTTCGATCGAGCGGACCATGGCGCTGAACGGCGTCACTGCCGCCGACCTTGCGCATGTTGAACTCTACAGCTGCTTTCCCTGCGTGCCGAAGATGGCGCGCCGTGTGCTTGGCTGGTCGGTAGAGCAACCGGCGACGGTTTTCGGCGGATTGACCTTCGGAGGCGGTCCGATCGGCAATTACATGAGCCATGCGGTCGCCGCGATGGTCGAGAAGCTGCGCGGGACCCGCGACAAGGGGCTGCTGTTCGCCAATGGCGGCTATGCCACGCATAACCACACGATCCTCGTTTCGGGTGCTCCGACGCGGGCCGCCTTTCCGCAAGCATTCGACTACCAGGCCGAAGCCGATGCGCGGCGCGGGGACGTTCCGCCGCTGGACAAGGCCTATACGGGTCCCGCCACGATCGAGAGCTACACCGTGGATTACGACCGCGAGGGTGCGCCCAGCTCGGGCGTGATCGTGGCACGCACGCCAACGGGATCGCGCACGCTGGCCAGCGTTCCCGCCGAGGATAGCGATATGATCGCCTTCCTCACCGAAGGACGCGATGAACCCGTCGGAAGCAGCGGCATGATAACGCGCTCGGGTGAGGCTGAGGCACTGGCGCTCTGGGCGCGCGACTGA